A section of the Novipirellula caenicola genome encodes:
- a CDS encoding type II toxin-antitoxin system RelE/ParE family toxin encodes MANVIYAPEADDDLFGIVESIARDKPEAAREWLRKIRETCETIATQPEMGELRPGFGVPLERQGPVHSASAIT; translated from the coding sequence ATGGCGAACGTCATCTATGCACCGGAGGCAGACGACGACTTATTCGGCATTGTTGAATCTATTGCGAGGGACAAGCCGGAGGCGGCACGTGAATGGTTACGCAAGATTCGGGAGACGTGCGAAACGATTGCGACCCAGCCTGAAATGGGCGAATTGCGGCCAGGATTTGGAGTGCCATTGGAGCGCCAGGGGCCCGTTCATTCAGCGTCGGCAATTACGTGA